The Zygotorulaspora mrakii chromosome 3, complete sequence genome includes a region encoding these proteins:
- the PPS1 gene encoding tyrosine/serine/threonine protein phosphatase PPS1 (similar to Saccharomyces cerevisiae PPS1 (YBR276C); ancestral locus Anc_1.312) has protein sequence MSFSSGRKSSSKRQDRGEDDNATEFQIKRHGPEKVPARCHFDTISAQEVAERIGVHMTTSLPPCDKMFPWLHGYSTSAPPEYEDAISIVRAEPMSRKWIQNSGILKSSLDPHEFMMTWTNDKNYCHPDKKESALILRNLILQQLASISEVLSDEDIDGCVTLCLKYNILPFLATDAFARQTYGARKKWKVCNSFQQGSGISDYMSCSSRQPGAFRRFDIQPAKMVEMSSTIVIYSLLEKTDDNDVKNPEDTSQQLATLIMLALKFVQRNYGSEDNIQHNIRILSYSSLEEIPIELIATPPIPTSALTKPTRQQLVSQFDVVSFNNWDRDLLYREKLEISKMSSATCITDDSSVWFGNSTDYQIYKMLADSFRSNDNIQPHSTYYSMKNSIVDIPSLEYNLSDEATVDSKIFNIPNASKRWALMLRCSENSVPPTLEKLWETLTFLLECNTNKRIELDFPSSGTITLGSLNIEFIKVILNTCFVIYQISKKTNLGTLVHCSDGYTETSFLLVAYTIFLRDLSLDDALIELHLKKERPFFLFHVDLQVLGHLQTLFRNFSPRRPDNAKYFSFNESGKFEPLSITAEMFSRVFLYKVPMESDLTNLKGPLPSRILSHLYLGSLEHAQSPALLKKLGINYIVSVGEVLSWTDGFHEKTTVLSTSSLSVASVDTITNSTNITIAAALEKNGFSDRKDSSIEILQQDGFKILRIMNLGDNGKDTLTHQLEKILAFIDEGYSKKGKVLVHCMVGVSRSATVCIAECMERLHCDILRAYLFVRVRRLNIIIQPNLMFMYELLKWQEFQGGTRNIDWHILCRSISELNNNYI, from the coding sequence ATGTCCTTCTCTTCCGGCAGAAAGAGTTCATCAAAGAGACAAGATCGAGGTGAGGATGATAATGCTACAGAATTCCAGATAAAGAGGCATGGCCCTGAGAAAGTGCCTGCAAGGTGTCATTTTGATACGATTAGCGCGCAGGAAGTTGCTGAACGCATTGGAGTACATATGACTACATCGCTGCCGCCCTGCGATAAGATGTTTCCTTGGCTTCATGGCTATTCAACCTCTGCACCACCTGAATACGAGGATGCCATTAGCATAGTACGTGCCGAGCCGATGTCCCGAAAGTGGATTCAGAACTCAGgaatattgaaaagctcACTAGATCCTCATGAATTTATGATGACATGGACGAATGATAAGAACTACTGCCATCCCGATAAGAAGGAATCTGCTTTGATTTTGAGGAATTTGATACTCCAGCAGCTTGCAAGCATTTCTGAGGTACTAAGCGATGAAGACATAGATGGCTGTGTCACGTTATGCTTGAAGTACAATATCCTTCCATTTCTCGCAACTGATGCCTTTGCAAGACAGACGTATGGGgcaaggaaaaaatggaaggtATGCAACAGTTTTCAGCAGGGCAGCGGAATATCTGATTATATGTCTTGTAGCTCCCGACAGCCTGGTGCGTTTAGGAGATTCGATATCCAGCCCGCTAAGATGGTCGAAATGTCATCTACCATTGTAATATACAGTTTATTAGAAAAAactgatgataatgatgtGAAAAATCCGGAAGATACCAGTCAGCAGTTGGCAACACTCATAATGTTGGCACTTAAATTTGTGCAAAGAAACTACGGCTCCGAAGATAACATTCAGCATAATATAAGGATATTAAGTTATTCATCACTAGAGGAAATTCCTATTGAACTAATAGCGACACCTCCAATTCCAACAAGTGCTCTAACCAAGCCCACACGGCAGCAACTGGTATCACAGTTCGACGTGGTctctttcaataattgGGACAGAGATTTGTTATATCGAGAAAAACTcgaaatttcaaagatgtcCTCCGCAACTTGCATTACTGATGATTCTTCAGTGTGGTTTGGCAACTCCACAGATTATCAAATCTATAAAATGTTGGCTGATAGCTTTCGGTCCAATGATAACATTCAACCCCATTCCACTTattattcaatgaaaaattcaattgttgACATACCGTCCTTGGAGTATAATTTGAGTGACGAAGCAACTGTcgattcaaagattttcaatatacCAAACGCTTCGAAACGATGGGCTTTAATGTTAAGATGCAGTGAAAACTCTGTGCCTCCAACACTAGAAAAGCTGTGGGAGACTTTGacatttcttttggaatGCAATACTAATAAACGAATAGAGCTAGATTTTCCAAGCTCTGGTACAATAACGCTGGGCTCGCTAAATATTGAGTTTATTAAAGTTATTTTGAACACTTGTTTTGTCATATatcaaatatcaaaaaaaacaaatttggGAACTTTGGTTCACTGCTCAGATGGATATACCGAGACAAGTTTCCTACTCGTAGCCTATACAATATTCTTAAGGGATTTGTCGTTGGACGACGCCCTTATCGAattgcatttgaaaaaagaacgtcctttcttcctttttcatgttGATTTGCAAGTTCTGGGGCATTTACAAACGCTGTTTCGTAATTTCAGTCCTAGGAGGCCAGACAatgcaaaatattttagTTTTAATGAGAGCGGAAAATTCGAACCTTTGAGCATTACAGCCGAAATGTTCAGTAGAGTCTTTCTTTACAAGGTTCCGATGGAGTCAGACCTTACTAATTTGAAAGGACCCCTACCTTCGAGAATATTATCGCATCTCTATTTGGGTTCACTTGAACATGCTCAATCACCagctcttttgaaaaaattaggCATCAATTATATTGTTTCAGTAGGTGAAGTGCTATCCTGGACAGACGGATTCCATGAAAAAACGACAGTACTATCAACGTCATCTCTCTCCGTAGCAAGTGTGGATACTATTACAAACAGCACAAATATTACGATAGCCGCTGCATTAGAAAAAAACGGTTTCAGCGACAGGAAAGACTCTTCTATCGagattcttcaacaagatGGATTTAAAATTCTGAGAATAATGAATTTGGGGGACAATGGGAAAGATACACTGACACatcaattggaaaagatcCTCGCTTTCATTGATGAAGGGTACAGCAAAAAAGGGAAAGTTTTAGTACATTGCATGGTCGGAGTTTCTCGATCAGCGACGGTATGTATCGCAGAGTGTATGGAAAGATTGCACTGTGACATACTGCGAGCATATTTGTTTGTTAGGGTGAGAAGACTCAATATAATAATTCAACCAAATCTGATGTTTATGTATGAGCTTTTGAAATGGCAGGAATTTCAAGGGGGGACAAGGAATATTGATTGGCATATACTTTGCAGATCTATATCAGAATTAAACAATAATTATATATAG
- the MPM1 gene encoding Mpm1p (similar to Saccharomyces cerevisiae MPM1 (YJL066C); ancestral locus Anc_1.310) produces the protein MGIFSGDDDTRVQNINNKILEEETEGLLPDKLSDIKDSMSSIWKNSSSIWSQALEDPDSFVRQLSDSDKDKSKDVWESLVVNASDAVGSLFDVIGLPGGYGNPKRIRHLMDDPFTAEEVVKQGITGLYNYRTPTEAQFSECQKVGGLSAWNTKGWWRCLFPEAVVTENLKNRKDELKYILTKEKVENDRDHSLGLFFPDYTGYMNWRLHMNQLVSQKKIEEEKAQAKSDKEESEAVILTPEDLMYESSLSKDTQKDKNVLGTSQFVTFNYTPEGQEETKKIKTYYDNGTVLVKSEKKITPKDGTAPKIEATERLIDAKIDRD, from the coding sequence ATGGGAATATTCAGTGGTGACGACGACACAAGggttcaaaatatcaacaacaagattctggaagaagaaacgGAGGGCTTGCTTCCCGACAAGCTCTCTGACATAAAGGACTCCATGTCGtctatttggaaaaactcGTCATCAATATGGTCTCAGGCGTTGGAGGATCCTGACAGTTTTGTTCGTCAACTATCAGACTCAGATAAGGACAAGAGCAAAGATGTTTGGGAAAGCCTTGTGGTTAACGCTTCAGACGCAGTGGGTTCACTGTTTGATGTCATAGGTTTACCAGGCGGATATGGGAACCCTAAGAGAATCCGTCATCTGATGGATGATCCTTTCACCGCTGAAGAAGTAGTGAAGCAAGGTATTACAGGTCTGTACAACTACAGGACTCCGACAGAAGCACAGTTTTCGGAGTGCCAGAAGGTTGGTGGCTTGTCGGCTTGGAATACAAAGGGATGGTGGCGATGCTTATTCCCTGAGGCTGTTGTTACTGAGAACTTGAAGAATAGGAAGGACGAGCTGAAGTATATCTTAACGAAGGAGAAGGTGGAAAACGATAGAGACCATTCCCTGGGACTCTTTTTTCCAGATTACACCGGATACATGAATTGGAGACTGCATATGAATCAACTAGTatcccaaaaaaaaatagaggAAGAGAAGGCTCAAGCAAAATCTGATAAAGAGGAATCAGAAGCGGTGATCTTGACTCCCGAAGATCTAATGTACGAGTCATCTTTGTCGAAGGATACtcaaaaagacaaaaatgTCTTGGGCACATCTCAATTCGTAACTTTCAACTATACCCCAGAAGGTCAGGAggaaaccaaaaaaataaaaacttaCTATGACAATGGCACTGTCTTAGTCAAatcagaaaagaagattaCTCCCAAGGATGGCACAGCACCAAAGATTGAAGCTACTGAGAGACTCATCGACGCAAAGATCGATCGCGATTGA
- the DPB3 gene encoding DNA polymerase epsilon noncatalytic subunit (similar to Saccharomyces cerevisiae DPB3 (YBR278W) and DLS1 (YJL065C); ancestral locus Anc_1.311), giving the protein MDVMSSVTGENEITADAMEVDEGTVTTVEPPGENEEVDGSRKNIAEQLRKVSPHLPISKLKKIARSDPEYILTSSSAFVAAAFATELFVQSITEEMLALSHLSSKNVNGKNTRLTYESMSECVSRKENYQFLEDVIPKTKNLRNLVKQNRVRYAATAEGQSTLPFGNDKPFAENAGESFNEERDRDDAEEDAGDEDADGSDEYDAENDSEEKEDGEVLAQLREIEELNRVQDIDEDQDQGQQGEDHSDGDN; this is encoded by the coding sequence ATGGACGTTATGAGCAGTGTCACTGGAGAAAATGAGATTACCGCAGATGCCATGGAGGTGGACGAGGGGACAGTAACGACCGTTGAGCCGCCTGGTGAGAATGAAGAAGTGGACGGCAGTAGAAAAAACATCGCAGAGCAATTAAGGAAGGTCTCTCCACATTTACCTATCtccaaattgaaaaaaatagcaaGGAGCGATCCCGAATACATTCTGACCTCCAGCAGTGCGTTTGTGGCGGCAGCTTTCGCAACTGAACTGTTTGTGCAATCAATTACGGAAGAAATGTTGGCGCTCTCACATTTATCGAGCAAGAACGTCAACGGGAAGAACACAAGGCTCACATACGAAAGTATGTCCGAATGTGTTTCAAGAAAGGAGAACTACCAGTTTTTAGAAGATGTGATTCCAAAGACCAAGAACCTGAGGAATCTTGTGAAACAGAACAGAGTAAGATACGCAGCCACTGCTGAAGGGCAATCGACTCTGCCGTTTGGTAACGACAAACCATTTGCTGAGAATGCAGGAGAATCTTTTAATGAAGAGAGAGATCGTGATGATGCTGAAGAAGATGCTGGCGACGAGGACGCGGATGGCTCAGACGAATACGACGCTGAGAACGATAGTGAGGAGAAGGAAGATGGAGAAGTGCTAGCACAGTTGAGAGAGATCGAGGAATTAAATAGAGTGCAGGATATCGACGAGGACCAGGACCAGGGCCAACAGGGCGAAGATCACTCTGATGGTGATAACTAG
- the REI1 gene encoding Rei1p (similar to Saccharomyces cerevisiae REI1 (YBR267W); ancestral locus Anc_1.316) — protein MSVYTCNCCGIQFETSEAQRAHMKSDWHRYNLKRRVANLPAVAEGIFLSKVQALTKDETEESGKNKQLTKKELRRREKEALLEKKRQLLKLAEENARENMQKQSQKQAERGDLREESTDAKVGQEPAEPTESTTSTEDELTEEQLAEKLMQQKIANKVDIPLNECFFCSKKFQSIEDNLEHMFKDHGFYIPEQKYLVDRDGLLKYIAEKIGLGNVCLVCNYQGRSVEAVRAHMLAKRHCRIPYEEQDDQLEISEFYDFTTSYGTFDKSNDAGNADDWEDVDSADDGVESEEDLPQEALYHDGVDLHLPTGIKVGHRSLQRYYKQNLKPEKILSEGQGTLVAADTRSFLTMLNKKDVQVQQRVWQTEVKDKKRHDKRAAKFVNNQPHYRDQLLQ, from the coding sequence ATGTCGGTGTATACATGTAATTGTTGTGGGATTCAGTTTGAGACGAGTGAAGCTCAAAGAGCCCATATGAAATCAGACTGGCACCGttacaatttgaaaagaagagtgGCAAATTTGCCGGCAGTTGCAGAAGGTATCTTCTtatcaaaagttcaagCATTGACGAAAGATGAAACCGAAGAGAGTGGTAAGAATAAGCAGTTGACCAAAAAGGAACTAAGAAGAAGGGAAAAGGAGGCATTGctggagaagaaaagacaaCTCTTGAAACTTGCAGAGGAGAATGCCAGGGAGAATATGCAAAAACAATCACAAAAGCAGGCCGAGCGTGGTGATCTGAGGGAAGAGAGTACAGATGCAAAAGTAGGCCAGGAGCCTGCGGAACCTACAGAAAGCACTACATCCACGGAAGATGAGCTAACAGAAGAGCAACTGGCGGAAAAGTTAATGCAACAAAAGATTGCCAACAAAGTTGACATACCATTGAATGAGTGCTTCTTTTGCAgcaaaaaattccaaagTATTGAAGACAATCTGGAACACATGTTCAAGGATCATGGATTTTACATACCGGAGCAGAAATATTTGGTGGATAGAGATGGGCTACTGAAGTATATCGCCGAGAAAATTGGTTTAGGTAACGTTTGTCTGGTTTGCAATTATCAGGGGAGATCAGTGGAAGCCGTGAGAGCACACATGCTTGCTAAGAGACATTGCAGGATACCGTATGAAGAGCAAGATGATCAATTAgaaatttcagaattttACGATTTCACAACCTCTTATGGTACCTTCGACAAATCGAACGATGCTGGTAACGCAGATGATTGGGAGGATGTTGATAGTGCTGATGACGGCgttgaaagtgaagaagaCCTTCCACAGGAGGCTCTATATCATGATGGTGTGGACTTGCACTTGCCAACGGGTATAAAAGTTGGTCACAGATCGTTACAACGTTACTATAAGCAGAACTTGAAGCCggaaaaaattctgtcTGAGGGCCAGGGAACTTTGGTAGCTGCTGATACGAGGTCTTTCTTGACAATGTTGAATAAGAAGGATGTTCAAGTCCAACAGAGAGTTTGGCAAACGGAAGTAAAGGATAAAAAGAGGCATGACAAGAGAGCAGCAAAATTTGTTAACAATCAACCTCACTATAGAGATCAATTACTGCAGTGA
- the MRPL8 gene encoding mitochondrial 54S ribosomal protein bL17m (similar to Saccharomyces cerevisiae MRPL8 (YJL063C); ancestral locus Anc_1.313), with translation MTVGLARKLSRTKPHREALLKNLVTQLLQHGTITSTHEKCKEASRLAERVITWAKKVHENSESPLAAQIQSKLFLSGDNSKLMKRLLNEIAPQYMGRDGGYTRVLHLEPRLGDRAKQSILELVNTPVLDANGNIQRGNMKLWIAVRYILRDEERGAGYKTVTLQNLNKMLLGKSKEQLSSEILTIKKLFKKNDKLAWDTVAEEKKVAQLMEQINSVGATRSSSKKKPGYSLAEDIAREPAHIAG, from the coding sequence ATGACTGTTGGTCTAGCCAGGAAGCTGTCGCGCACGAAGCCTCACAGGGAGGCGCTGTTGAAGAATCTGGTTACGCAGTTGCTTCAACATGGCACAATAACTTCCACGCATGAGAAGTGCAAAGAGGCGTCGAGACTTGCTGAAAGAGTGATTACGTGGGCTAAGAAGGTGCACGAGAACTCCGAGTCGCCTTTGGCTGCCCAGATTCAGTCAAAACTCTTTCTATCCGGCGACAATTCcaagttgatgaaaagacTCCTCAACGAAATAGCGCCTCAGTATATGGGTAGAGATGGTGGCTACACGAGAGTACTCCACCTGGAACCAAGACTGGGTGATAGGGCCAAACAGTCGATTTTGGAGCTGGTGAATACACCTGTTCTGGATGCGAACGGGAACATTCAAAGAGGGAACATGAAATTGTGGATTGCAGTAAGGTATATCCTACgtgatgaagaaagaggCGCAGGGTATAAGACAGTTACTTTGCAAAATCTCAACAAGATGCTTCTGGGGAAATCGAAGGAACAACTTTCCAGTGAGATTTTGACGATCAAGAAACTATTCAAGAAGAACGACAAGTTGGCTTGGGATACTGTCGCtgaggagaaaaaagttgcCCAGCTAATGGAACAGATCAACTCTGTGGGCGCAACCAGATCTAGCAGCAAAAAAAAGCCAGGCTATTCGCTGGCTGAAGATATAGCAAGAGAACCAGCTCACATTGCTGGTTGA
- the COA3 gene encoding Coa3p (similar to Saccharomyces cerevisiae YJL062W-A; ancestral locus Anc_1.314): MVLDPSRYQDRRTWKMTPAMLRARQPFFKMNMVGLGVLLGVTGGVYYYTYNFLHKDNDFEDVPIPPIDEKELQKLKKEYEMHKANRDKQ, translated from the coding sequence ATGGTTCTTGATCCTTCACGGTACCAGGATAGGAGGACCTGGAAGATGACGCCCGCAATGTTGAGAGCGAGACagccatttttcaagatgaATATGGTTGGTCTGGGAGTACTTTTAGGAGTTACAGGGGGTGTTTACTATTACACGTACAACTTTCTACACAAGGATAACGATTTCGAAGACGTTCCAATTCCCCCCATCGATGAAAAGGAGTTAcaaaagctgaagaaagaatacGAAATGCACAAGGCCAACAGGGACAAGCAATGA
- the TSC10 gene encoding 3-dehydrosphinganine reductase (similar to Saccharomyces cerevisiae TSC10 (YBR265W); ancestral locus Anc_1.315) → MKYTLEDQVVLITGGSQGLGKQFAVKYYNESVRTKIIIVSRSVAKLKNAVTDITKGDKASPLNSDTDVFGSDQRVYYMSCDMSEHESVAGLFDTLFAVKLLPTQVLACAGGSTPKLFKDLTGSEIEMGIRMNYMSTVFLANKVAQLLPHSHLILFSSETAFFPFIGYGQYAPLKVSIKALTSILRQELSEGRVSCVFPSNFASEGFTVEELTKPSITKQIEGPSETISCEECCDKIVWWLSKGYDDVSIGFLGWVLMSTDMGLNKHHNYSFLWFLQILFGTLTNLLIVPLFMMKCTYDIKKWYKEQHNKQHKI, encoded by the coding sequence ATGAAGTACACTTTGGAGGACCAGGTTGTCCTCATTACAGGAGGATCACAGGGATTAGGAAAACAGTTTGCAGTAAAGTATTATAACGAGTCAGTGCGTACCAAGATTATTATTGTGAGCAGGTCGGTCGcgaaactgaaaaatgCTGTAACAGATATTACAAAGGGTGATAAGGCGAGTCCATTGAATAGCGACACCGATGTGTTTGGATCTGACCAAAGAGTATATTATATGTCATGCGACATGTCTGAGCACGAAAGTGTGGCAGGTCTGTTTGACACTTTGTTTGCAGTGAAACTGTTACCGACCCAGGTACTCGCCTGCGCCGGTGGATCTACGCCGAAACTGTTCAAAGACCTCACCGGCAGTGAGATTGAGATGGGAATAAGAATGAACTACATGAGCACAGTTTTTTTGGCAAACAAGGTAGCACAATTGCTTCCCCACAGTCATCTCATCCTATTCTCCAGTGAGACTGCATTTTTCCCGTTCATTGGATATGGCCAGTATGCGCCACTGAAAGTCTCGATAAAGGCATTGACGTCCATTCTGAGGCAGGAGCTTTCGGAGGGTAGAGTATCCTGTGTTTTCCCAAGTAATTTTGCGAGCGAAGGCTTTACGGTCGAAGAGTTGACAAAACCGTCAATAACTAAGCAGATTGAAGGCCCCTCAGAGACAATCTCGTGCGAGGAATGTTGTGACAAAATCGTCTGGTGGCTTTCCAAGGGCTACGATGACGTCTCTATCGGTTTTTTGGGCTGGGTCCTAATGAGCACAGATATGGGGCTGAACAAACATCACAACTactcttttctttggtttTTACAAATCCTGTTCGGGACTTTGACAAATCTACTCATTGTGCCGCTTTTCATGATGAAGTGCACTTAcgatatcaagaaatggTACAAAGAACAACATAACAAGCAACACAAGATTTAA
- the LAS21 gene encoding mannose-ethanolamine phosphotransferase LAS21 (similar to Saccharomyces cerevisiae LAS21 (YJL062W); ancestral locus Anc_1.317): MMLKRISVLSVLQLVSVIIFCVGFFPQKKVLKGDNDFVIEREFQTGSKPTFDKFVLVIVDALRSDFIFDKVNSNFTFVHSLLNSGEAWGYTAYSNPPTVTLPRLKGITTGSTPNFLDAILNVAEDDSSSNLNEQDSWLSQLSSRGKTIRFFGDDTWLKLFPLETFQQYDGTNSFFVSDFEEVDHNVTRHLPEQLAHQNDWDVLILHYLGLDHIGHKGGPKSHFMPSKHIEMDAIVKQIYESVDDRTLICLMGDHGMNDVGNHGGSSPGETSSGMVLMSKKLKNYDVPIRQANVNIPIELSDPQSYAYLTPIQQVDFVPTLAALLNIPIPKNSVGVIMSDILQLLDPKLATVKIKENYHQLNYMLNKGIGKQLSIQHEDISGVIETMKDIQMDLTRAATNYNYAYLNIGTVTMLIVTFNVLFVGYKKMKHAPSFTLIVLISAILGFSTFGSSLVEEEHQIWWWIVCGLILLSSIIVPDKFMAHISILICVRLIRGWNNSGQKHIYDDVTSEVLRQHSTLKWYLNLITIIILGLQGSASDPLRFVTAFLLSALCFTYKISWAIVNREDVPSWMYNLARDFCLRFVPQNEGKEAMKAALVPLAQLFFQCFCVIFLIRLISIKLNLSRKNTVMELSRYISILAIFQSPTSNIGLFLVFHILKHLISNLIVTRYDSNVYFIIIVSLVMQYFTFFQFGGTNSIATADLSNAYNGVSENYNIYFVGLMMCVSNFAPTIYWSAFKWPLLYTHSHKYRNFAKYQLVILIFNCTYGTCLVAACYLLRFHLFIWSVFSPKLCYFATWNIFMSVIIGWIIELLVV; the protein is encoded by the coding sequence ATGATGCTCAAACGAATTTCTGTACTTTCAGTACTTCAATTGGTCTCGGTGATTATTTTTTGCGTAGGGTTTTTCCCTCAAAAGAAAGTTTTAAAAGGTGATAATGATTTCGTAATAGAAAGAGAGTTTCAAACGGGTTCAAAACCTACTTTCGATAAATTCGTTCTGGTTATAGTAGATGCACTACGTAGCGACTTtatctttgataaagtGAACTCCAACTTCACATTTGTGCATTCGCTATTAAATAGCGGCGAGGCGTGGGGATATACTGCTTATTCAAACCCGCCAACTGTTACATTACCAAGGCTTAAAGGTATCACGACAGGCTCAACTCCGAATTTTTTGGATGCGATTTTGAATGTAGCTGAAGATGACTCATCTTCCAACTTGAATGAACAGGATTCATGGCTCAGTCAGCTATCCAGTCGCGGCAAAACAATAAGGTTCTTTGGTGATGATACATGGCTCAAGCTATTCCCATTGGAAACTTTCCAGCAGTATGATGGTACAAATTCGTTCTTTGTGagtgattttgaagaagttgacCACAATGTTACAAGACATCTGCCGGAGCAACTAGCCCATCAAAATGACTGGGATGTCCTTATACTGCACTACCTTGGGCTAGATCATATTGGACACAAGGGTGGTCCAAAATCTCATTTTATGCCATCGAAACATATTGAAATGGATGCTATCGTAAAGCAGATCTATGAAAGTGTTGATGATCGAACATTGATTTGCTTAATGGGAGATCACGGTATGAATGATGTGGGCAATCATGGCGGTTCTTCTCCAGGTGAAACTTCATCAGGGATGGTCTTGATGTcaaaaaagctgaaaaacTACGACGTTCCCATCAGACAAGCAAATGTGAATATACCAATTGAACTTTCTGACCCACAAAGTTACGCATATTTGACACCTATACAGCAAGTGGACTTTGTTCCCACATTGGCAGCTCTTTTGAACATTCCTATCCCAAAAAATAGTGTTGGTGTCATAATGTCTGATATTTTACAATTATTGGATCCAAAACTGGCAACTgtcaaaatcaaggaaaatTACCATCAATTGAACTATATGCTGAATAAGGGCATTGGAAAACAGCTAAGCATCCAACATGAAGATATTTCGGGCGTAATAGAAACGATGAAAGACATTCAAATGGATTTAACCAGAGCTGCCACAAATTATAATTATGCTTACTTGAATATAGGCACTGTTACCATGTTAATAGTCACCTTTAATGTTTTATTTGTTGggtacaaaaaaatgaagcaCGCGCCATCTTTTACATTGATAGTATTGATATCAGCTATTTTAGgtttttcaacttttggAAGTAGCTTGGTCGAGGAAGAACACCAAATATGGTGGTGGATAGTCTGTGGCTTGATTTTATTATCATCTATCATAGTACCGGATAAGTTCATGGCTCACATTTCTATATTGATCTGTGTTAGATTGATTCGTGGTTGGAATAATAGCGGTCAAAAACATATCTATGATGATGTGACTTCGGAGGTCTTAAGACAACACTCAACGCTTAAATGGTATTTAAACCTGATAACTATAATTATTCTGGGCTTACAAGGATCAGCAAGTGATCCATTGAGGTTCGTAACAGCATTCCTGCTCTCTGCATTATGTTTTACGTACAAAATAAGCTGGGCTATAGTGAATAGAGAAGACGTTCCGTCGTGGATGTATAACCTGGCTCGTGATTTTTGTTTGCGATTTGTACCACAAAATGAGGGAAAAGAAGCCATGAAGGCGGCCCTTGTGCCTCTAGcccaacttttttttcagtgcTTTTGTGTCATTTTCTTAATCAGACTCATCAGTATCAAGCTGaatctttcaagaaaaaacacGGTCATGGAGCTCAGCAGATATATTTCCATTTTAGCGATATTCCAGTCTCCAACCTCAAATATAGGACTCTTCCTCGTATTCCATATTCTAAAACATCTAATATCGAATCTGATCGTCACACGCTATGACTCAAATGTctattttatcatcataGTATCGTTAGTCATGCAGTACTTTACCTTTTTCCAGTTTGGAGGTACCAACTCAATCGCAACCGCAGATCTTTCTAACGCTTACAACGGCGTATCTGAGAACTACAACATATACTTTGTCGGACTCATGATGTGCGTTTCCAATTTCGCTCCTACTATCTACTGGTCAGCTTTTAAGTGGCCCCTCCTCTACACACACTCCCATAAGTATAGGAATTTCGCAAAATACCAATTGGTGATTTTAATCTTCAACTGCACCTACGGAACTTGTCTAGTAGCTGCGTGCTACCTGTTGagatttcatctttttatCTGGAGCGTTTTCAGCCCAAAACTTTGCTACTTTGCGACCTGGAACATATTCATGAGTGTAATAATTGGCTGGATTATTGAATTATTGGTAGTATAG